The proteins below are encoded in one region of Bacteroides uniformis:
- a CDS encoding acyltransferase, which yields MKRIAFLDYVRVFACFLVMLVHASENYYGAVGSTDMVGPQAFLQNEADRLWVSIYDGFSRMSVPLFMIVSAYLLAPMKKGQSCWEFYRKRFLRIMPPFIFFMVLYSTLPMLWGQIDGEQSMNDLSRIWLNFPMLAGHFWFMYPLIGLYLFIPVISPWLEKVSAKEERFFIGLFLVSTCIPFLNRWFGEVWGQCFWNEYHMLWYFSGYLGYLVLAHYIRVHLTWGRSLRLWVGFLLMLVGAVATIWSFYVQAVPGVVHSTPVIEVGWAFCTLNCVALTAGTFLLFSCISIPQPPRFIAEMSRLSYGMFLMHIFWLGLWVSVFKSTLGLPTVAAIPVIAVCTFISCFVATKLISLIPGSKWIIG from the coding sequence ATGAAACGTATTGCTTTTTTGGATTATGTGCGCGTGTTTGCGTGCTTCTTGGTCATGCTGGTTCATGCCAGCGAGAATTATTATGGAGCTGTAGGTTCTACGGACATGGTGGGACCGCAGGCTTTCCTTCAGAACGAGGCCGATAGGTTATGGGTATCTATTTACGATGGCTTCTCACGTATGTCTGTGCCTCTGTTTATGATTGTTTCGGCTTACCTGCTTGCGCCTATGAAGAAGGGACAAAGCTGTTGGGAGTTTTACCGCAAACGTTTCCTGCGCATCATGCCGCCGTTCATCTTTTTCATGGTGCTGTACAGCACGTTGCCCATGTTGTGGGGACAGATAGACGGCGAACAGTCTATGAACGACCTTTCACGCATCTGGCTGAACTTTCCTATGCTTGCCGGACACTTCTGGTTCATGTATCCGTTGATAGGCCTTTACCTGTTCATCCCGGTCATCTCACCGTGGCTGGAGAAGGTTTCGGCGAAAGAAGAACGTTTCTTCATCGGACTGTTCCTGGTTTCTACTTGCATACCTTTCCTCAACCGTTGGTTTGGTGAGGTGTGGGGACAGTGCTTCTGGAACGAATATCACATGCTATGGTATTTCTCGGGTTATTTGGGCTACCTTGTGCTGGCACATTATATCCGCGTGCATCTTACTTGGGGGCGTTCCTTGCGTCTGTGGGTCGGTTTCCTGCTTATGCTGGTCGGGGCGGTGGCTACCATATGGTCGTTCTATGTCCAGGCTGTTCCGGGAGTGGTTCATTCTACGCCGGTCATTGAGGTGGGATGGGCTTTCTGCACCCTTAATTGCGTGGCGTTGACGGCAGGCACGTTTCTGCTGTTCAGTTGCATCAGCATTCCGCAACCTCCGCGCTTCATTGCCGAAATGTCGAGACTCAGCTACGGCATGTTCCTTATGCACATATTCTGGCTTGGCTTGTGGGTGTCGGTGTTTAAGTCTACATTGGGATTGCCCACCGTGGCTGCCATTCCGGTTATAGCGGTATGTACGTTTATCAGTTGTTTCGTGGCAACCAAGCTCATCTCGTTGATACCGGGCAGTAAGTGGATTATCGGGTAG